The genomic DNA TGGCGCACGCGCGCACGGTGGCGGCGTACGTCTCCGTGGGGAGCGAGCCGGGCACCCTCGCGCTCCTGGACGCGCTGCACGCGCGCGGGGTGCGCGTGCTGCTGCCGGTCCTCCTGGCGGACAACGATCTCGACTGGGGTGCGTACGCCGGACAGGGCTCACTCGCCCGCGTCCGGCACGGCGGGAAGATGGCCCTCCTGGAGCCGGCGGGCACCCGGCTGGGCCCGTCTGCCGTGCTCGGCGCCGACGCCGTCCTGCTGCCCGGCCTCGCGGTGGACTCCCGGGGGATGCGCCTGGGCCGCGGCGGGGGCTCGTACGACCGGGTACTGGCCCGCCTGGAGCGCGCGGGCGTGGATCCGGCCCTGGTGGTGCTGCTGTACGACACGGAGGTCGTGGACCGCGTACCGGAGGAGCCGCACGACCGGCCGGTGCACGCGGCGGTGACGCCGTCGGGGGTGCGCCGCTTTCGGGCCGCGTCCTGAAGCGCATGGACGCGAAATGGCCCTCCACGCGTGCGTGGAGGGCCATTTCAGTGGCTCATGGCCGGTGCCTCACGGCTTCAGTACCAGCGAGTCGCTCGTGCTCCCGTCGACCGCCTTCTCGGAGAAGGCCCACGGCAGCAGCTCGCCCTTGGCCCACTTGTCCGTCTGGTCGGTGTAGTGGGCGCTGAAGGCGTGTCCCGAGGCGCCGGACAGGTTGATCCACTTGGACTTGTCGAGGTCCCCGAGGTTGACCACCATGCGCATGGACGGCACCCAGACGACGCCGTAGCCGCCCGCCGCGTTCCAGCCGGACGCGTTGACCGTCGCCTCGCCGCCGCTGAGCTTCCAGGGGCCGCGGTTGAGCACGTACTTCACGACGTCCGGACCTTCGGTGCCGAGGGTCTGGTTCTTCAGGAACAGGCGGTGCAGCCGGCCCCAGCTCCAGGTGTCCATGTTCTTGCCGAGCTTGGCGGTCAGCTCCCAGCGGGCGTCCTTCATCGCCCGTGCGAACAGCTCGTCACGCGTGTCGGTCGCCTCGTCGGTGCGCGACTTGGGCGACGTCCACCAGTCGTTGTTCTCGTCGTCCATGAGGGAGCGGACCACCTCGAACCAGCGGTCTCCGCCGTCCGGCTGTGCCTGGTCCGCGTCGCGCTGGCCGCACTCGCGCACCTTCTGGTCCTGGTCCGCGGGACCGGTGCTTTCGGCCGGATCGACGTACAGGCACTGGCCCTGGACCCGCAGCTCCTTGGGCAGCTTGTTGCCGAAGGCGAGCTTGAGGACGTTGCGCCACACCGCGTTGAAGTACGCGGCCGCCGCCGAGTCGGCGTCCTGGGTGTAGTCCCAGCCCTCGAGGAGCTTCTGCGCCTCACGCACATGCTTGTCGGCGACATCGAGCTTGAGCAGCTTGGGCACCAGGAGCTTGGCGATCTCGCTGCTGTTGTCGAGCTGCATCTGGCGCATGTCGTCGGTCGAGATCTTGCCGCCGCCCTTGATCTTCGACTCGATGAGATCGGCGATCCGCTGGCTGCGGGAGCCGTAGCCCCAGTCCGTGGTGAGCGTGTAGGGGTACTTGTCCTTGTCGACGACGGCCTGGTTGGCGGTGACGATGTAGCCGCGGTCCGGGTTGTACTCGTAGGGCAGCTCGTCCTGCTCGATGTAGCCGGTCCACTGGTACTTGGAGTCCCAGCCGGGCACCGGGAGCGAGCCGTCGTCACCCTTCGCGCGCGTGGGGATCTTGCCGGGCAGCTGGTAGCCGATGTTGTCCTTGTCGGCGTAGACCAGGTTCTGCGAGGGCACGTCGAAGGACGCGGCCGCCTTGCGGAACTCCGACCAGTTCGCCGCCTTGTCCAGCTCGAAAACGGCGTCCATGGAGTTGCCCGGCGCCAGGGCGGTCCACTTCAGCGCGATGCCGTAGCCGTCGCCGCGGTCGGGCGCCGCCGTGTCGACGGTGGCCTTCTTGCCGACCTTGACGAGTTCGTCGTTGCGGTCGGACAGCAGGGGTCCGTTGTTGGTCTCGCGGACGACGATCGTCTTGCTCCTGCCGCCCGCGACCTTGATGGTCTCGTCGTGGGACGTGAACGGCAGCACCTTGTCGTCGTACAGGTAGCCGTCGCCGCTGAGCTTCTCCAGGTAGAGGTCGGTGACGTCGACCCCGGAGTTGGTCATGCCCCAGGCGATGGCCTGGTTGTGGCCGATGACCACGCCGGGCATGCCCGCGAAGGTGTAGCCGGAGACGTCGTACTGGCACTTGCTGGAGACGCTGCGGCAGTGCAGGCCCATCTGGTACCAGACCGACGGCAGCGAGGCCGACAGGTGCGGGTCGTTGGCCAGCAGCGGCTTGCCGGTGATGGTGTGGTCGCCGGAGACGACCCAGGAGTTGGAGCCGATGCCGTTGCCGTTCACGCCGACGGCGGTGGGGACGTCGTCCAGGAGCTTGTAGAGGCCCGTCAGCTGGCTCTCCAGGGCCGAGGGGTCCGAGGCCGACGTGGAAGTCCCCGAGGCCGAGGTCGAGCCCGTGGTCCCCGAGGTCCCCGAGGTCCCCGAGGTCCCGGTCGACGTCCCCCCGGTCGTGGACTGCGTGCCCGTGGAGCCACCCTGCTCGAACGCCTTGGTGAGCTCGTTGTACTGGCCCTCCTGGACGATCGTCTTGTTACGGCTGTACGGGTAGTCCGGGTACAGGTCAGCGATCTGCTTGGGGCCCAGGCGGCTGGTCATCAGGGAGCGGTCGATCTCTTCCTGCATGTTGCCGCGCAGGTCCCAGGCCAT from Streptomyces avermitilis MA-4680 = NBRC 14893 includes the following:
- a CDS encoding 5-formyltetrahydrofolate cyclo-ligase; the protein is MLRREFLVVRSRLTADDVRETASALAARALELPELAHARTVAAYVSVGSEPGTLALLDALHARGVRVLLPVLLADNDLDWGAYAGQGSLARVRHGGKMALLEPAGTRLGPSAVLGADAVLLPGLAVDSRGMRLGRGGGSYDRVLARLERAGVDPALVVLLYDTEVVDRVPEEPHDRPVHAAVTPSGVRRFRAAS
- a CDS encoding penicillin acylase family protein; amino-acid sequence: MPPNTTASSGEQPGKSGRKKGRKARLLVIVLVLAIIGGIGFGAYWSISTVRASFPQTKGSITLDGLAGPVDVKRDGYGIPQIYASSDADLFMAQGYVQAQDRFYEMDVRRHMTSGRLSEMFGKGQVKKDEFLRTLGWDRVAKKEYDTKLSAATKKYLRAYAKGVNAYLEGKDGKDISLEYAALGFTNDYQPQKWTPVDSVSWLKAMAWDLRGNMQEEIDRSLMTSRLGPKQIADLYPDYPYSRNKTIVQEGQYNELTKAFEQGGSTGTQSTTGGTSTGTSGTSGTSGTTGSTSASGTSTSASDPSALESQLTGLYKLLDDVPTAVGVNGNGIGSNSWVVSGDHTITGKPLLANDPHLSASLPSVWYQMGLHCRSVSSKCQYDVSGYTFAGMPGVVIGHNQAIAWGMTNSGVDVTDLYLEKLSGDGYLYDDKVLPFTSHDETIKVAGGRSKTIVVRETNNGPLLSDRNDELVKVGKKATVDTAAPDRGDGYGIALKWTALAPGNSMDAVFELDKAANWSEFRKAAASFDVPSQNLVYADKDNIGYQLPGKIPTRAKGDDGSLPVPGWDSKYQWTGYIEQDELPYEYNPDRGYIVTANQAVVDKDKYPYTLTTDWGYGSRSQRIADLIESKIKGGGKISTDDMRQMQLDNSSEIAKLLVPKLLKLDVADKHVREAQKLLEGWDYTQDADSAAAAYFNAVWRNVLKLAFGNKLPKELRVQGQCLYVDPAESTGPADQDQKVRECGQRDADQAQPDGGDRWFEVVRSLMDDENNDWWTSPKSRTDEATDTRDELFARAMKDARWELTAKLGKNMDTWSWGRLHRLFLKNQTLGTEGPDVVKYVLNRGPWKLSGGEATVNASGWNAAGGYGVVWVPSMRMVVNLGDLDKSKWINLSGASGHAFSAHYTDQTDKWAKGELLPWAFSEKAVDGSTSDSLVLKP